In Ignavibacteria bacterium, the sequence CGGGAATGATGATACCAATAGGTGATTGGACGATGGCTGTTAAAAATGACCAAATTGCGAATTATGATACAATGAGTTATGATAATCAAAGAACACGTATGAATAACACCAATACATGGATTTCAGAAGTATCTCGAGCATTATACAAGCCTTTGCAATCAAATGTTTCTTATATAATGGGCGGCGACTCGTATTCAGGTGCGAATAGAGCAAGATTATATAAAAGGACAAGAGAAATTAGCGGCAACATAATAATAGATTCTGGATCATTATTTCAGGATTCGAACAGATTTATATGCGACGGAACAATATTCAAATGGAATTCTGATTATGATAATCTTTTAATATTAGTAGGCTCTGATCAGGAAACCACACCTGATCCGACTCATAAACTTGGTTTGTTTCGTTCAACTGACGACGGAGAAACATTTATACCGACTTCATTTACACTTCAGAACAGTTGTCTCCCTGAAATAAATACTTACGAAAGATATATGAACTCTATTCTTCCAGTAGGATATAGCGGAAAAATTCAGGGAAGATGGGATTCGCAATTTAATCTTGCCAGAGTTCCGAATCCTAACGGTGAAGATATAATTTATTTATATCTCGAAAACGGAGGAATGTTTTTTTCACTAAACGGAGGAGCAGATTGGACAATTACAAATAATCCATCTAATGTTATATTAGGGAAAGGCTGTTTAAAATATATAGGGAACAGTCAACTTGCTCTTGCAATTGAAGGAGCAGGATTGTTTAAAGGAACTATCAATACAACTAATGGTAGTGTAAATTGGGAAGCTTTCGGCGATTTCACAAGTGCCTCTCAAGTAGATGTATATAATGGCAAATGGGTAGTATTTGGAAAAAGAGATGGTGTGAATAACGACAGATTATTTAAATATACAAACTGGCCGCCGCAATTAGGTTGGAAACTTATTACGGGAAGAATCAGAGGGGTCCGCTCATTAAGAATAAAGCCGAATGATACCAGAGAAGTCTGGATTGCAACGACCGGAATGGGTGTGGTCGTTTATAATCAGTTAATTAACCAAAATTATCTTATTTCCAAGGATGCAAGCGTATGTGATAATGTTAACATAAACATAAACACAACATTTGACGAGGATGTTATAGTTGAAAACGGCGGACAGCTTATATTACAGGACAGCGCTGTAATCCAACTTGCAGAGGGGGTGAAGATAATCGTTCAGGAAGGCGGAAAACTAACAGCAAATAACGTAACATTCATATCAAAAAGCGAAAATGAAAACTGGGGAGGAATAGAAGTTGAAAACTGCGATTCGAGTTTAACGATTCAGAACTGTACGTTTAATAATGCAGAACTGCCGATAAAGATAACCAATGATGAATCTTATGCGTTTAGCGAAAAGATTATAAAGAACAATGTATTCAACTGCGAAAACACACAGGACTTTGCAATTTATGCTGAGAACGTATTCAACATACTGATACAGGGAAATCAGTTCAATATGTCTGGTGAAGGCTGTCAGACTGTCGGACTTGAGGTTAAAAACAACGGGGATTATATTAGTGCTGAAAGTGAACCAAAAATAAATATAATAAGCAACACATTTACAGACGGATGCGCCTCTATGGTTTTGAACAGCTATGCCTCCGAACTTACCCCGGTTTATGTATATGGAAACACATTCAACGGAAGTTCAGCGAATTATAACATAATAGGAAGAATGATAACCGGAAAGATAAAGAACAACAATTTTTCGTCCAACGGTACAGACAATCCCGTTTATCTTCAGCAATGCACACCCGATATGTTTGGGAACGTAATAAACGGAGGGGGAACGACTATGATACTAAACGGTCACTCATACCCAAACTTATCACCCTTACGAACAAGCAATACATACTACTGGTACGGAGGACGAAACAAGCTTTATTCAACGAACGCAGGAAATATTAACGTTATAGACGCAGGATTACCATTAATAAACTACGGACATAACCAGTTCAGCAAGAATTCCGACCCTGCTTATTTCCATATTTCAGGTGCTCTTGATTCAACCGTTGAAACATATGGCGCTGCGGTAAATGCATGGTGCACTTCGGGTGAGAATCCGGTGAATTATCTTTACACATCGGGAAATCCCTACGTAATTACTGATTTTAGCGATAATTACTCTTGCAATCAACTGCCTGCTGTTCAATACACGGGAAGTGTGATAACGAACATGGGATTTGGAATAAACGATACAATATTTACTAGCCTGTACTCCACAAACTCCTACATACCGCCGGATGAGATATTATACTCACAGGCTACGGTTTATACATCGAACGGACAATATTTAGACGCGATAAACAGCTATAAGAATTTAATCTGTACATATTTTGAGAGCCAGTACTTGAACACATCTCTGTATGATATATTCGATTGCTATCAGGGATTAGATACAAGCTCAAGTCCAACATACAGAGACAATTTACACAGCGATTTAAAGACATTCCTGAACGATAAAATACAGAGCAGGAATTACAACTCGGAATTTATCGACATCGCATATTATCTTGTAAACATGTGCGAAGTAAACATGGAAGAATATAATGATGCACTAACGGGGTTTGAATTCATTGCTATGTTTCATCCTGACGCAACTATGAGGCTTCTTGCGAGCTGGGATTACGACGAAGTACAAGATCTAATGGGACAAAGCGGAGCGCAAAAGGAAGTAACCGCTAAACAATTCAGGGAAAGAATTTTAACAAAAATTGAGAAGGCTATTAAGAAGGATTCGACAATGCGAGTTGTTAGCAGGATGTATAAACAACAAAATGAGGAAATTGATAATACTTATTCTTCTAAAACAACGAACACTAAATTCAACAATGAAAATACCGGCAGGATAAAGACAGATAACGCGGCAAAGAAGGATAACGCATCAAAAGAAAACAGCAAACGTCCGAATATTATGCAGCTTTCAAAAGAAGTCAGGGAAGACTTAATTCAAAGAGCGGAGGATAATTTAAGGGGTTTGAAAACCATGAATACGGAGAGTAAGATTAAGAAACATAAAGAAGACATTCTACTCATTGCGGGTCTAACTGCAGCAAAAGAAAAGGAAAAGGAAACTATATACTTACCTTTGAGTTACGGACTTTCGCAGAATTATCCTAATCCTTTCAATCCAGTAACGAAGATAAATTACGAGCTTCCGAGTGACGGAAAAGTTAAACTTATGATATACGATGTACTCGGAAGAGAAGTAAAGACACTAGTAAACGAAGTGAAGCAAGCCGGTAAATATACTGTAGAATTTAACGGTCACAACTATGCGAGCGGAGTATATTTTTACAGGATAGAGTCCGGGAAATTTACAGAGGTGAAGCGTATGGTGTTAGTAAAGTAAACAACAATCAGGGACCAGAAAACAAAAGGGCAAAAAGAAAGAATGTTAAAACGGGGGCAAGGTCCCCCGTTTTTATATAAAATGAGGGGTTGAAGGGGTAAAATTTAAAACAATTTTGCGGTTCATTTATATTTTTCATTTCATTGTTATTTTTATGCAGTATTGATAAATTCAGGAATTCTACTAATTTTATACTATAATAATTAATGAGTGAGAAGGGTTTTTTAAAAACGACATATAAGAATATACTCGTAACAGAAATTACAAATGAAAAGGGGTTAAGCGTATGTCAGGTACAGATTAACAGACCGCAAGTAATGAATGCGCTAAACATGGAACTTATGACAGAGCTTACAGAGGTGCTTTTTGAGGTTGACAAAGATGAGAGCTTTGGGTGCAGCGTGCTGACGGGCAATGAGAAGGCATTTGCGGCGGGTGTTGATATAAAGGAAATGGCGTCTTACAATTCGGTTGAAATGCATTACATGAATATGTTTGCTTCGTGGGATAAACTAAGAGGTATTAAGAAGCCCCTGATAGCGGCAGTAAGCGGTTTTGCTCTTGGCGGCGGGTGTGAGCTTGCAATGCTTTGTGATATGATAGTTGCGGCTAAATCTGCAAAGTTCGGACAGCCCGAGGTGAACCTCGGCGTAATACCCGGTGTAGGCGGAACGCAGAGATTAACCCGCGCGGTAGGCAAGGCAAGGGCGATGGAAATAATACTGACGGGAAGAATGATAGAATCGGAAGAGCTGTATGTTGCAGGGCTTTTAACAAAGGTTTCGGAAGACGACAAATATCTTGAAGACGCAATAGTAATCGCCAAGACGATTTGCACAAAGGCGCCGCTTGCTGTACAACTCGCGAAGGAAAGCATACTGCGGGCTTTTGACACAACCATGGAAATGGGAATAGAAGCAGAGAAGAAAAACTTTTACCTGCTTTTTGCATCAGAGGATAAAATGGAGGGAATGAAAGCGTTTATTGAAAAAAGAAAACCCGTATGGAAGGGGAAGTAAAAATGAGAAAGGACAGCGATTGAAAAAAATCTTTATAGCACTGCTGCTGCTAACGGCGGCGGTCTCAGCGTATTCACAGGATATAAACAAGAAAACAGCAGAACAAAAACCAACTTTAAGTATAGAGAAAAAGGACGGTGATTTAGATGCGGAACAAATAATTGAGCAGAATAAGGATGCTCTTGTTTCGGTCTGGTTTCACACGGATAACTATTCGGATTTTTATTATAGTGCGCTTCCCAAAGACACGACAATATTGAGCGGAAGCGGGTTTATATTTGATTCGAGGGGATTTTTAGGAACGAACTATCACGTAATTGACGGGTTTGACAGTCTGCTTGTAAAAACATCCGACGGCACTTTTTATGAGGCAGAGCTTGTGTATGTGGAAGAGAAGAACGACATTGCGATATTAAGAATATTAAACGGCGGAGAGAAAACATTTCCAACGGTAAAAATAGGAAACTCTGATTTACCAAAAGTGGGGCAGAGTGTTTTTGCAGTGGGCTCACCGCTTGGGTTTGAGTACACAATCTCCGAAGGAATAATAGCGGCCATAAGAGAGAACGAGAAGGTTTCTTTTAATGACCCGGCAACATACGCATTAATTGAAAAGAATTTTGATAAAGTGATACAGATAACGGCTGCCATATCGCCGGGGAACAGCGGCGGGGCGCTATTTAACGCAAAGGGTGAAGTAATAGGAATTACGACATATTCATACGGATTTTACGGCAACCTGAATTTTGCGATTGCAATAAACAGTTTTACGCGTGTGGCAAGCAACATAAATTTTGCTGCTTTGGATAACGATGAGGCATTTATAGAAAAGAAGAAGGAGAATCTTTTTAATTCCAACTACAGACTTGCAGAGTCGTACAAATCGAACCTTTACATGAACTGGTATTACACGAAGCAGCGGGATACGATGAAAACATACGATACGATGACTGTGAAGCAGGA encodes:
- a CDS encoding T9SS type A sorting domain-containing protein gives rise to the protein MYYCDRFTSIGFPVQDSIFRFNFSSGIPNNQTHFIRILPHTDGTAYVAYTRNGVSNVKGPGGLIRIISQSNWADRTSNFNTNAGQLYDQNYLSLLSFMDSNSDHIIAGRVNNVVRKSTDGGNSWSGESTINSNLIHFKYDQSKSFPTHQFHEEYTSYFYTGTNFLVKNPNSALNSDKCWYMSGGAGLRMTTNASTNYSGNFLGSNTNTSWYYSTFGQSMPVIFDVSFEPASSRTVPGMMIPIGDWTMAVKNDQIANYDTMSYDNQRTRMNNTNTWISEVSRALYKPLQSNVSYIMGGDSYSGANRARLYKRTREISGNIIIDSGSLFQDSNRFICDGTIFKWNSDYDNLLILVGSDQETTPDPTHKLGLFRSTDDGETFIPTSFTLQNSCLPEINTYERYMNSILPVGYSGKIQGRWDSQFNLARVPNPNGEDIIYLYLENGGMFFSLNGGADWTITNNPSNVILGKGCLKYIGNSQLALAIEGAGLFKGTINTTNGSVNWEAFGDFTSASQVDVYNGKWVVFGKRDGVNNDRLFKYTNWPPQLGWKLITGRIRGVRSLRIKPNDTREVWIATTGMGVVVYNQLINQNYLISKDASVCDNVNININTTFDEDVIVENGGQLILQDSAVIQLAEGVKIIVQEGGKLTANNVTFISKSENENWGGIEVENCDSSLTIQNCTFNNAELPIKITNDESYAFSEKIIKNNVFNCENTQDFAIYAENVFNILIQGNQFNMSGEGCQTVGLEVKNNGDYISAESEPKINIISNTFTDGCASMVLNSYASELTPVYVYGNTFNGSSANYNIIGRMITGKIKNNNFSSNGTDNPVYLQQCTPDMFGNVINGGGTTMILNGHSYPNLSPLRTSNTYYWYGGRNKLYSTNAGNINVIDAGLPLINYGHNQFSKNSDPAYFHISGALDSTVETYGAAVNAWCTSGENPVNYLYTSGNPYVITDFSDNYSCNQLPAVQYTGSVITNMGFGINDTIFTSLYSTNSYIPPDEILYSQATVYTSNGQYLDAINSYKNLICTYFESQYLNTSLYDIFDCYQGLDTSSSPTYRDNLHSDLKTFLNDKIQSRNYNSEFIDIAYYLVNMCEVNMEEYNDALTGFEFIAMFHPDATMRLLASWDYDEVQDLMGQSGAQKEVTAKQFRERILTKIEKAIKKDSTMRVVSRMYKQQNEEIDNTYSSKTTNTKFNNENTGRIKTDNAAKKDNASKENSKRPNIMQLSKEVREDLIQRAEDNLRGLKTMNTESKIKKHKEDILLIAGLTAAKEKEKETIYLPLSYGLSQNYPNPFNPVTKINYELPSDGKVKLMIYDVLGREVKTLVNEVKQAGKYTVEFNGHNYASGVYFYRIESGKFTEVKRMVLVK
- a CDS encoding enoyl-CoA hydratase-related protein, translating into MSEKGFLKTTYKNILVTEITNEKGLSVCQVQINRPQVMNALNMELMTELTEVLFEVDKDESFGCSVLTGNEKAFAAGVDIKEMASYNSVEMHYMNMFASWDKLRGIKKPLIAAVSGFALGGGCELAMLCDMIVAAKSAKFGQPEVNLGVIPGVGGTQRLTRAVGKARAMEIILTGRMIESEELYVAGLLTKVSEDDKYLEDAIVIAKTICTKAPLAVQLAKESILRAFDTTMEMGIEAEKKNFYLLFASEDKMEGMKAFIEKRKPVWKGK
- a CDS encoding trypsin-like peptidase domain-containing protein, producing MKKIFIALLLLTAAVSAYSQDINKKTAEQKPTLSIEKKDGDLDAEQIIEQNKDALVSVWFHTDNYSDFYYSALPKDTTILSGSGFIFDSRGFLGTNYHVIDGFDSLLVKTSDGTFYEAELVYVEEKNDIAILRILNGGEKTFPTVKIGNSDLPKVGQSVFAVGSPLGFEYTISEGIIAAIRENEKVSFNDPATYALIEKNFDKVIQITAAISPGNSGGALFNAKGEVIGITTYSYGFYGNLNFAIAINSFTRVASNINFAALDNDEAFIEKKKENLFNSNYRLAESYKSNLYMNWYYTKQRDTMKTYDTMTVKQDSVNQLHFKKAEQYYNMCIDMKPDTFYVYQGLMDLYVFTEKFDKAESLYSTIKERFTSDSLLSTFSTSLAQAYSTSKDYKKALMFYEKIYAKDTSDNYILTQIADLYYKQNEVKKSESIYKKMIKNDVNNVNGYAQLGKINYERGEYEEARRYIETAFEKTFIDEYSYGSYFDLHYYRGLIAIKEGRKMEAMLAYIDLRNTYTYTKEDNEKKLALYKAIKKMEE